The Thermococcus sp. CX2 genome includes a window with the following:
- the purM gene encoding phosphoribosylformylglycinamidine cyclo-ligase — translation MLTYAQAGVDDEKTAKALKSIINAAKTTFAFRKGKLGEPAQNLGHYAALMDFGDFYLAMTTDGVGTKILVAEAVGKFDTIGIDMIAMNVNDLLCVGAEPIALVDYLAVKEPDEGVFSQIAKGLHEGAKQAGIAIVGGETAVMPDLINGYDLAGTAIGVVEKHGVITGEKIKPGDAVIGISSSGIHSNGLTLARKLLIPRYGLNYEFDGKKLWEHLLEPTRIYVKPILELLERVEIHGLAHITGGGLLNLKRLTNYGFSLEMPPLGGIFKLIHESGVPFEEMFRVFNMGVGFVVALPEEDKEEALEILNKHYESFSLGSVTKEPGIKVENYGVRL, via the coding sequence ATGCTGACCTATGCCCAGGCTGGTGTGGACGACGAAAAGACGGCTAAAGCTCTAAAGAGTATAATAAATGCCGCCAAGACAACCTTTGCCTTCAGGAAAGGAAAGCTCGGAGAACCGGCTCAGAACCTCGGCCACTACGCGGCATTAATGGACTTCGGGGACTTTTACCTCGCCATGACGACCGACGGAGTAGGCACTAAGATTCTGGTTGCTGAGGCCGTTGGTAAGTTCGACACCATTGGCATAGACATGATAGCCATGAACGTGAACGACCTGCTCTGCGTTGGGGCTGAGCCAATAGCGCTCGTCGATTACCTCGCGGTAAAAGAGCCCGACGAAGGAGTCTTTTCCCAGATTGCGAAGGGTCTCCACGAGGGGGCAAAGCAAGCGGGAATAGCCATAGTCGGCGGCGAAACTGCTGTAATGCCCGACCTCATCAACGGCTACGATTTAGCCGGAACCGCCATCGGTGTCGTCGAGAAACATGGAGTAATAACGGGCGAGAAGATAAAGCCCGGAGACGCGGTCATTGGAATTTCCAGTTCGGGGATACATTCAAACGGCCTAACCCTTGCGAGAAAGCTTCTCATTCCAAGATACGGCCTCAACTACGAGTTCGATGGGAAAAAGCTCTGGGAGCATCTCCTCGAGCCGACGAGGATTTATGTCAAGCCAATCCTTGAACTGCTGGAGAGGGTAGAGATCCACGGGTTGGCGCATATAACCGGTGGCGGCCTGCTCAACCTCAAGCGCCTAACGAACTACGGCTTTTCCCTTGAGATGCCCCCACTAGGGGGGATATTCAAGCTCATTCACGAAAGCGGCGTTCCGTTTGAGGAGATGTTCAGGGTTTTTAACATGGGCGTGGGCTTCGTCGTCGCCCTTCCAGAGGAGGATAAGGAAGAAGCCCTGGAAATACTCAACAAGCACTATGAGAGCTTTTCCCTCGGAAGCGTGACGAAAGAGCCCGGGATAAAGGTGGAGAACTACGGGGTAAGGCTTTAA
- the purT gene encoding phosphoribosylglycinamide formyltransferase 2 encodes MIDPRNELGTPLTDGAVKVLLLGSGELGKEIAIEAQRLGVEVVAVDRYANAPAMQVAHSSYVGNMKDRDFLWSVVERERPDAIIPEIEAINLDALFEIEKEGYFVVPNAKATWIAMHRERTRETLAKEANVPTSRYAYATTLDELYETCEKIGYPCHTKAIMSSSGKGSYFVKGPEDIPKAWEEAKKKARGSADKIIVEEHIDFDVEITELAVRHYDENGEIVTTFPKPVGHYQIDGDYHASWQPAEISEKAEREVYRIAKRITDVLGGLGLFGVEMFVKGDKVWANEVSPRPHDTGMVTLASHPPGFSEFGLHLRAVLGLPIPGEWVDGYRLFPMLTPAATHVIKSNVSGYSPRFRGLAKALSVPNATVRLFGKPEAYPGRRLGVALAWDKHVGEAKKRAEKVAHMVELRTRSSDWYDQDYEKRMHLL; translated from the coding sequence ATGATAGACCCAAGGAATGAACTCGGTACACCCCTCACCGACGGGGCAGTTAAGGTTCTTCTCCTCGGGAGCGGTGAGCTCGGAAAGGAGATAGCCATTGAGGCCCAGCGCCTGGGCGTTGAGGTTGTAGCGGTGGATAGATACGCCAACGCCCCTGCCATGCAGGTTGCTCACAGCTCTTATGTGGGCAACATGAAGGATAGGGACTTCCTCTGGAGCGTTGTCGAGCGGGAGAGGCCCGATGCCATAATCCCCGAGATTGAGGCCATCAACCTCGACGCGCTGTTTGAGATTGAGAAAGAAGGTTATTTTGTCGTGCCCAACGCCAAGGCAACCTGGATAGCCATGCACCGCGAGAGGACGAGGGAAACCTTAGCAAAGGAAGCCAACGTCCCAACGTCAAGATACGCCTATGCAACAACTCTCGACGAGCTCTACGAGACGTGTGAAAAGATTGGCTATCCCTGCCACACCAAGGCCATAATGAGCTCCAGCGGAAAGGGCTCCTACTTCGTGAAGGGTCCTGAGGATATCCCCAAGGCCTGGGAGGAAGCGAAGAAAAAAGCTAGGGGGAGTGCAGACAAGATAATCGTCGAGGAGCACATCGATTTCGACGTCGAGATAACCGAGCTGGCAGTTAGGCACTACGATGAGAACGGGGAAATTGTGACTACCTTCCCCAAGCCCGTTGGCCACTACCAGATAGACGGTGACTACCATGCCAGCTGGCAGCCGGCCGAGATAAGCGAGAAAGCTGAACGGGAGGTTTACAGGATAGCGAAGCGCATAACGGATGTTCTCGGTGGTCTTGGCCTCTTCGGCGTCGAGATGTTCGTTAAGGGCGACAAGGTCTGGGCCAACGAAGTCTCCCCGAGACCCCACGACACTGGAATGGTGACGCTCGCCTCCCATCCGCCAGGCTTCTCGGAGTTTGGCCTCCACCTGAGGGCCGTTCTCGGCTTGCCAATACCTGGTGAATGGGTTGATGGTTATCGCCTATTCCCGATGCTGACCCCAGCGGCGACCCACGTCATCAAGTCCAACGTTTCAGGTTATTCTCCGCGCTTTAGGGGGCTGGCCAAAGCTCTGAGCGTTCCGAATGCTACAGTAAGGCTCTTCGGAAAGCCCGAAGCTTACCCTGGAAGGCGCTTGGGTGTTGCTTTAGCATGGGACAAACACGTTGGAGAAGCTAAGAAAAGGGCTGAAAAGGTTGCCCACATGGTCGAACTCAGGACGAGAAGCTCCGACTGGTACGATCAAGACTATGAAAAGAGGATGCACCTTCTTTAA
- the purE gene encoding 5-(carboxyamino)imidazole ribonucleotide mutase, translated as MKVLVVMGSKSDSHIAEKVTSVLDEFGVPYDLEVASAHRNPKKVEELAKKDYDVFIAIAGLSAALPGIIAAHTVKPVIGVPVSAKLNGLDALLSIAQLPPGVPVATVGIDNGKNAALLAVEILALRDERLRKKLEDYRERMRG; from the coding sequence ATGAAAGTGCTTGTGGTCATGGGGAGTAAAAGCGACAGCCATATAGCCGAGAAGGTGACTTCAGTTCTCGACGAGTTCGGAGTTCCATACGACCTCGAGGTTGCTTCGGCCCACAGAAATCCGAAGAAGGTTGAGGAGCTGGCAAAGAAGGACTACGACGTCTTTATAGCCATAGCGGGCCTGAGTGCAGCTTTACCCGGGATTATAGCGGCCCACACGGTCAAGCCAGTAATAGGCGTTCCGGTATCTGCTAAGCTAAACGGTCTCGACGCCCTGCTCAGCATTGCCCAGCTTCCTCCGGGCGTTCCCGTCGCTACCGTCGGCATAGACAACGGCAAGAACGCGGCTCTGCTCGCGGTGGAGATACTCGCACTCAGGGATGAGAGACTAAGAAAGAAGCTCGAAGATTATAGGGAAAGGATGCGCGGTTAG
- the purD gene encoding phosphoribosylamine--glycine ligase: MRVLLIGGGGRENAIGEALVNAGAELYVISKHRNPGLLRLAKDYGIAKETDVLKVLGYAEKWNVELAFIGPEAPLEAGIVNALEEAGIPVVGPSREAAQLETNKAFARSLMERHDIPGRKLFRVFDSIEEMKRWIDDFGRPVVVKPFGLTGGKGVKVVGYQLRDNEEAKAYAEGLIRKDGRVLIEERTDGVEFTFQVFTDGKRVLPMPLVQDYPHAYENDEGPITGGMGSYSCSNHLLPFVMKDDYEKALKTLKATVEAMRKEGIPYKGILYGQFMLSKEGPVIIEYNARFGDPEAMNVLPLLRTSLLEIAEGIVDGSLCRAEFEKKATVVKYLAPRGYPENPVKGARIEVDEKAIAETGAKLYYASIDENLTLLGSRALAIVGIADTLEEAERIAAAGIGYVRGELFYRKDVGTRRSVEKRIQLMKELGKEFEPFGC; this comes from the coding sequence ATGAGGGTTCTGCTCATTGGCGGCGGTGGTAGGGAGAACGCGATAGGTGAAGCGTTAGTTAATGCTGGGGCCGAGCTATACGTCATTTCAAAGCACAGAAATCCGGGCCTTCTAAGACTGGCCAAAGATTACGGAATAGCAAAAGAAACGGACGTCCTCAAGGTTCTGGGCTACGCGGAAAAGTGGAACGTCGAACTGGCCTTCATAGGCCCGGAGGCACCATTGGAGGCAGGGATAGTAAACGCACTCGAAGAGGCGGGCATTCCGGTTGTTGGGCCGAGCAGAGAAGCTGCACAACTCGAGACTAACAAGGCCTTCGCGCGCTCGCTTATGGAGAGACATGACATCCCTGGAAGGAAGCTCTTCCGCGTTTTTGACAGCATTGAGGAGATGAAGCGTTGGATAGACGACTTTGGAAGGCCCGTAGTTGTTAAGCCCTTTGGCCTCACCGGAGGCAAGGGCGTTAAAGTTGTCGGCTACCAGCTGAGGGACAACGAGGAAGCAAAAGCCTACGCTGAAGGGCTCATAAGGAAGGATGGAAGGGTTCTCATCGAGGAGAGGACCGATGGCGTTGAGTTCACCTTCCAGGTCTTCACCGACGGGAAGAGAGTTCTGCCGATGCCTCTAGTCCAGGACTACCCACACGCCTACGAGAACGACGAAGGCCCGATAACGGGCGGAATGGGCTCATACTCGTGCTCAAATCACCTCCTGCCCTTCGTCATGAAGGATGACTACGAGAAGGCTCTGAAGACGCTGAAGGCAACGGTCGAGGCCATGAGGAAAGAAGGAATTCCCTACAAGGGTATCCTCTACGGCCAGTTCATGCTGAGCAAGGAGGGGCCGGTGATAATCGAGTACAACGCCCGCTTCGGCGATCCGGAGGCCATGAACGTCTTGCCCCTGCTCAGGACGAGCCTCCTTGAGATAGCCGAGGGAATAGTGGACGGGAGCCTCTGTAGGGCAGAGTTTGAAAAAAAGGCAACGGTCGTGAAGTACCTTGCGCCGAGGGGCTATCCAGAGAACCCCGTGAAGGGCGCTAGGATTGAGGTGGACGAGAAGGCAATAGCTGAGACCGGAGCGAAGCTCTACTACGCCTCAATTGACGAGAATCTCACTCTCCTGGGCTCTCGCGCATTGGCAATCGTCGGCATCGCCGATACCCTCGAGGAGGCCGAGCGCATAGCCGCCGCTGGAATAGGCTACGTTAGGGGCGAGCTCTTCTACAGGAAAGACGTCGGCACGAGGAGGAGCGTGGAGAAGAGGATCCAGCTGATGAAGGAGCTTGGAAAGGAGTTTGAGCCGTTCGGATGCTGA
- a CDS encoding formate--phosphoribosylaminoimidazolecarboxamide ligase family protein, producing the protein MISREDILGVLEKYDPEKITVGVIGSHSALDIADGAKEEGLPTLVVAQRGRHRTYAHYFKLRRTKDGLTKGFIDEVIVLEKFARIIDVQEELRRRNVIFVPNRSFVVYAGIDRVENDFLVPLFGSRNLLRSEERSEEKSYYWLLEKAGLPYPEPVGPEEIDDVGLVIIKLPHAKKRLERGFFTAASYREFREKAEKLIKLGVITEEDLSRARIERYIIGPVFNFDFFYSPIDGEIELLGIDWRFETSLDGHVRLPASQQLTLPEHQFEPEYTVTGHASSTLRESLLEKVFDMAEKYVKATREYYPPGIIGPFTLQTAVDKDLNFYIYDVAPRTGGGTNIHMAMGHPYGNALWRRPMSTGRRMALEIKRAVELGELEKVVT; encoded by the coding sequence ATGATAAGTCGCGAGGATATTTTGGGCGTTCTCGAGAAATACGATCCAGAGAAGATAACCGTTGGCGTCATTGGAAGCCATTCCGCGCTGGACATAGCCGATGGTGCTAAGGAGGAAGGTCTCCCGACGCTTGTGGTGGCTCAGAGGGGCAGGCACAGAACCTATGCCCACTACTTCAAGCTCAGGAGGACGAAGGACGGCCTAACCAAGGGGTTCATCGACGAGGTCATCGTCTTGGAGAAGTTCGCCCGGATAATTGACGTTCAAGAGGAGCTGAGAAGGAGGAATGTCATCTTCGTTCCCAACCGCTCCTTCGTCGTTTACGCTGGCATCGACAGGGTCGAGAACGACTTTTTAGTCCCGCTCTTTGGCAGCAGAAACCTCCTCAGGAGTGAGGAGAGGAGCGAGGAAAAGAGCTACTACTGGCTGCTCGAGAAGGCTGGCCTTCCTTATCCCGAGCCAGTGGGGCCAGAGGAGATTGACGACGTCGGTCTGGTAATAATCAAGCTCCCCCACGCGAAGAAGAGGCTGGAGAGAGGCTTCTTTACGGCTGCCTCTTATCGGGAGTTCCGCGAGAAGGCGGAGAAGTTGATTAAGCTTGGGGTGATCACGGAGGAAGATTTGAGCAGGGCCAGAATCGAGCGCTACATAATCGGCCCGGTGTTCAACTTCGACTTCTTCTACTCGCCTATCGATGGGGAAATCGAGCTTTTGGGAATAGACTGGCGCTTCGAGACGAGCTTAGACGGCCACGTTCGCCTGCCCGCTTCCCAGCAGCTCACCCTGCCCGAGCACCAGTTCGAGCCAGAATACACGGTTACTGGTCATGCGAGCTCCACTTTGAGGGAGAGCCTGCTTGAGAAGGTCTTTGACATGGCTGAGAAGTACGTGAAGGCGACGCGGGAGTATTATCCCCCTGGCATAATCGGGCCCTTCACTCTTCAGACGGCCGTTGACAAGGACCTCAACTTCTACATCTACGACGTTGCTCCAAGAACCGGCGGCGGAACGAACATACATATGGCCATGGGCCACCCCTACGGCAACGCCCTCTGGAGGAGGCCGATGAGCACTGGAAGGAGGATGGCACTTGAGATTAAGAGAGCTGTGGAGCTGGGCGAGCTTGAGAAGGTCGTTACATGA
- the purS gene encoding phosphoribosylformylglycinamidine synthase subunit PurS — protein sequence MRWKVRVIVRLKEGLNDPEGRVIGKALRNLGYSVGCLKVPKCFEFELESDEPEREVEEMCRKLLANPVVHTYEYQIEPLGE from the coding sequence ATGAGGTGGAAGGTCAGGGTCATAGTCCGCTTGAAGGAGGGCCTGAACGACCCCGAGGGAAGGGTGATAGGAAAGGCCCTTAGAAACCTCGGCTACTCCGTTGGGTGCCTCAAAGTTCCGAAGTGCTTTGAGTTTGAGCTGGAGAGCGACGAGCCGGAGAGGGAAGTTGAGGAGATGTGCAGAAAGCTGCTCGCCAATCCAGTTGTCCATACCTACGAGTACCAAATCGAGCCCCTGGGTGAGTGA
- the purQ gene encoding phosphoribosylformylglycinamidine synthase I → MPRFAVVVFPGTNCDFETERAIRKAGGEAERIWYRTSLKNFDGVVLPGGFSYADYLRAGAIAARQEIMEEVKELAKDGKPVLGICNGFQILTESGLLPGALRPNRIPRFICKWVNLRITDTETAFTQFYEPGEVIRMPIAHAEGNYYVDEPSKVRIAFQYSDESGNITEEANPNGSLLNIAAIANGKGNVLGTMPHPERASDRFLGSEDGLRVFRSIVAYAKR, encoded by the coding sequence ATGCCGAGGTTCGCGGTGGTGGTTTTTCCAGGGACGAACTGCGACTTCGAGACCGAGCGGGCAATAAGAAAGGCCGGCGGCGAGGCCGAGAGAATCTGGTACAGAACCTCGCTCAAGAATTTTGATGGCGTCGTCCTTCCTGGGGGCTTCAGCTATGCCGATTATCTACGCGCTGGAGCGATAGCGGCGAGGCAGGAAATAATGGAGGAAGTGAAGGAGCTGGCAAAGGACGGAAAGCCTGTCCTCGGCATCTGCAACGGCTTTCAAATACTGACTGAATCCGGCCTCCTCCCGGGTGCTCTGAGACCCAACAGGATTCCGAGGTTCATCTGTAAGTGGGTTAATCTTAGAATAACTGACACCGAGACAGCCTTCACTCAGTTCTACGAGCCTGGTGAAGTGATAAGAATGCCAATAGCCCACGCTGAGGGCAATTACTACGTTGACGAGCCGTCAAAGGTTCGCATAGCCTTCCAGTACAGCGACGAGAGTGGGAACATCACGGAGGAAGCAAACCCCAACGGCTCGCTGCTCAATATAGCGGCCATAGCCAACGGGAAGGGCAACGTCCTCGGAACCATGCCTCACCCGGAGAGAGCCAGCGACCGCTTCTTAGGGAGTGAAGACGGCCTCAGAGTTTTCCGTTCGATAGTGGCTTACGCGAAGAGGTGA
- the purL gene encoding phosphoribosylformylglycinamidine synthase subunit PurL — protein sequence MFLHEEKIIRERLGREPNEVEWAMLEVMWSEHASYKSSRPWLKLLPTKNGHVILGPGEDAGIVRFDDETWIVVGIESHNHPSAVEPYGGAATGVGGIVRDVLCMGARPIALLDPIRFGPLEKERNRYLFEYVVKGIADYGNRIGVPTVGGETEFDDSLDSYTLVNVVCVGIMKPEHLVHSYVTEAGLKLVIVGNRTGRDGIHGVTFASEEMSENAEEKDRSAVQIPDPFTEKLLIEATLEAVYTGRVRALKDLGGGGLTCATSEMTGKKGFGAVIYADRVSQREPGMNAVEVMISESQERMLFAVREEDVDELGKIFEKYELEWTVVGEVIEEPRFTVYWHGEKVADLPIDLLTEVPTIEWSIRPYSIERDVPAPKVSFEEAFKLVWGSPNVISKAWIWEQYDHEVQGRTVVKPGRDAAVLKINEDYGLAFVADGNPRHSHLNPYHGAMGAVAEVVRNLVSVGAEPLALVDNLNFASPERPEVYWSFAETVRGLADAASAFGLAYVSGNVSFYNEVAGKPIKPTPVVAGLGKVKLEEMPEFGLEEGLLIGVVGFTRRELGGSELFRVLGVDGGMAPRVRLDEEKRNADAVLEAIELGWVKAVHDVSKGGIAVALAEMAMAGKVGFTVDLSKILVEGSLGPLEVAFSESHGRYVVAFPEENLETLKGIFRDFAVIGRAGGREVVFKWNGGTLLRRPLEELENIHRSLPKLLGEGE from the coding sequence ATGTTCCTCCACGAGGAGAAGATCATCCGCGAGAGGCTCGGCCGAGAGCCGAACGAAGTTGAGTGGGCGATGCTTGAGGTCATGTGGAGCGAGCATGCCTCCTACAAATCAAGTCGCCCGTGGCTTAAGCTTCTACCTACAAAAAACGGGCACGTCATCCTCGGTCCCGGTGAAGACGCTGGAATAGTGAGGTTCGACGATGAAACTTGGATAGTGGTGGGAATAGAGAGCCACAACCACCCGAGCGCTGTGGAACCCTACGGAGGAGCAGCAACGGGCGTCGGCGGCATCGTCAGGGACGTGCTCTGCATGGGCGCTCGGCCAATAGCGCTGCTCGACCCCATCCGCTTTGGGCCTCTCGAGAAGGAGCGCAACCGATACCTCTTCGAGTACGTGGTGAAGGGAATAGCCGACTACGGCAACAGAATAGGCGTTCCAACGGTTGGAGGAGAAACGGAGTTCGACGATAGCCTGGACAGTTACACCCTCGTCAATGTGGTCTGCGTCGGAATAATGAAGCCCGAACATTTAGTGCACAGCTATGTCACCGAGGCTGGCCTAAAGCTCGTCATTGTTGGCAACAGAACTGGAAGGGACGGAATCCACGGTGTTACCTTCGCGAGCGAGGAGATGAGCGAGAACGCCGAGGAGAAAGACCGCTCGGCCGTTCAGATTCCCGATCCCTTCACGGAGAAGCTCCTCATAGAGGCAACTCTCGAGGCCGTTTACACCGGCAGGGTGAGGGCACTCAAAGACCTCGGCGGCGGTGGCTTGACCTGTGCCACCTCCGAGATGACCGGAAAGAAGGGCTTCGGTGCGGTGATTTACGCGGACCGCGTGTCCCAGAGGGAGCCCGGAATGAACGCGGTGGAGGTCATGATCTCCGAGAGCCAGGAGAGGATGCTCTTCGCCGTGAGGGAAGAAGACGTCGATGAACTCGGAAAGATATTCGAGAAGTACGAGCTCGAGTGGACGGTAGTTGGGGAGGTAATCGAGGAGCCGCGCTTCACAGTTTACTGGCATGGCGAGAAGGTCGCCGACCTACCGATAGACCTGCTGACCGAGGTTCCAACAATAGAATGGTCTATAAGGCCATACAGCATCGAGAGGGACGTTCCCGCTCCAAAGGTGAGCTTTGAGGAAGCCTTCAAGCTCGTCTGGGGCAGCCCGAACGTAATAAGCAAGGCCTGGATATGGGAGCAATACGACCACGAGGTTCAGGGGAGGACCGTTGTAAAGCCAGGAAGGGATGCGGCAGTTCTGAAGATAAACGAGGATTATGGTTTGGCATTTGTGGCAGATGGAAATCCACGCCACAGCCACCTGAACCCCTACCACGGGGCTATGGGAGCCGTTGCAGAGGTTGTCAGGAACCTCGTAAGCGTCGGAGCTGAACCCCTAGCTTTAGTTGACAACCTGAACTTCGCTTCGCCTGAGAGGCCGGAGGTTTACTGGAGCTTCGCCGAGACGGTCAGGGGACTTGCTGATGCTGCCAGTGCCTTCGGCTTGGCATACGTCAGCGGAAACGTCAGCTTCTACAACGAAGTTGCCGGAAAGCCGATAAAGCCCACACCTGTGGTTGCTGGTCTCGGAAAGGTGAAGCTTGAGGAGATGCCAGAATTTGGTCTCGAGGAGGGTCTGCTCATTGGAGTCGTGGGTTTCACGAGGAGAGAACTCGGCGGAAGCGAACTCTTCAGGGTTCTCGGCGTTGATGGAGGCATGGCACCAAGAGTCCGGCTCGATGAGGAAAAGAGAAACGCCGATGCGGTGCTTGAGGCCATCGAGCTTGGTTGGGTCAAAGCAGTTCACGACGTTTCCAAGGGCGGCATCGCGGTGGCCCTAGCTGAAATGGCGATGGCTGGAAAGGTTGGTTTCACGGTTGACCTCTCGAAGATTCTGGTCGAGGGAAGTCTCGGCCCACTTGAGGTGGCCTTCTCTGAAAGCCACGGGCGCTACGTTGTAGCCTTTCCCGAGGAGAACCTCGAGACCCTCAAGGGCATCTTCAGGGACTTCGCCGTCATCGGCAGGGCTGGAGGAAGGGAAGTGGTCTTCAAATGGAACGGTGGGACTCTGCTGAGGAGACCTTTGGAAGAGCTGGAAAATATTCACCGCTCGCTTCCAAAGCTCTTGGGTGAGGGGGAATGA
- a CDS encoding formate--phosphoribosylaminoimidazolecarboxamide ligase, whose translation MRIATYASHSALQILKGAKDEGFETVAFGKARVKPLYTKYFPVADHFIEGDYPEEELLRLNAIVIPTGSFVAHLGIEVVEGMRVPYYGNKAVLRWESDRNLERKWLEKAKLRLPRVYKDPDDIDGPVIVKPHGAKGGRGYFLAKSPEDFWEKAERLGIRNKEDLASLQIQEYIIGVPVYPHYFYSKLNRELELMSIDRRYEANADSLGRIPAKEQLDLGVEPNYTVIGNIPIVLRESLLMDVIDAGERVVKAAEELMGGLWGPFCLEGVFTEDLEFVVFEISARIVAGTNPFIHGSPYSWLRYDEPVSTGRRIAMEIREALEEDRLDEVLT comes from the coding sequence ATGAGGATAGCCACTTACGCCTCCCACTCCGCCCTTCAAATTTTGAAGGGCGCCAAGGATGAGGGCTTCGAAACGGTAGCCTTCGGGAAGGCGAGGGTCAAGCCCCTCTACACGAAGTACTTTCCGGTTGCGGACCACTTCATAGAGGGCGATTATCCAGAAGAGGAGCTTCTTAGGCTGAATGCAATAGTCATCCCAACTGGTTCTTTCGTGGCACACCTTGGCATCGAGGTAGTTGAAGGAATGAGGGTTCCCTACTATGGCAACAAGGCCGTTCTCAGATGGGAGAGCGACAGGAACCTCGAGCGGAAGTGGCTCGAAAAGGCCAAGCTCAGGCTTCCGAGGGTCTATAAGGATCCAGATGACATAGATGGTCCGGTCATAGTCAAGCCCCACGGAGCAAAGGGCGGCAGGGGCTATTTCCTGGCAAAGAGCCCTGAGGACTTCTGGGAGAAGGCGGAGAGGCTCGGCATAAGGAATAAGGAGGACTTAGCCAGTCTTCAAATCCAGGAGTATATAATTGGAGTACCTGTTTACCCCCACTACTTTTACTCGAAGCTCAACCGCGAGCTGGAGCTTATGAGCATCGACAGGAGGTATGAAGCAAACGCCGATTCGTTGGGAAGGATTCCCGCTAAAGAGCAGCTTGATCTCGGCGTTGAGCCGAACTATACAGTGATTGGCAACATACCAATCGTTCTCAGGGAAAGCCTGCTTATGGACGTTATCGATGCCGGCGAGAGGGTGGTTAAAGCTGCCGAAGAACTTATGGGTGGCCTCTGGGGCCCCTTCTGCCTCGAGGGAGTCTTCACAGAGGATCTGGAGTTCGTCGTATTCGAGATTTCTGCCAGGATAGTGGCTGGCACGAACCCCTTCATCCACGGTTCGCCCTACAGCTGGCTGAGGTACGACGAGCCCGTTAGCACAGGCAGGAGGATAGCTATGGAGATAAGGGAGGCTTTGGAGGAAGACAGGCTTGACGAAGTTTTGACATAA
- the guaA gene encoding glutamine-hydrolyzing GMP synthase has protein sequence MWENFIEEKVREIRETVGDGKAIIALSGGVDSSTAAVLAHRAIGNKLHAVFVNTGFLRKGEPEFVVKTFRDELGMNLHYVDAQERFFEALKGITDPEEKRKIIGRVFIEVFEEVAREIDAEFLIQGTIAPDWIESEGKIKSHHNVGGLPERLNLKLIEPLRDLYKDEVRELAKELGLPEKIYNRMPFPGPGLAVRVLGEVTPEKVAIVREANAIVEEEIAKAGLRPWQAFAVLLGVKTVGVQGDIRAYKETIAVRVVESLDGMTANAMNVPFEVLQRIAFRITSEIPQVGRVLYDITNKPPATIEFE, from the coding sequence ATGTGGGAGAACTTCATAGAGGAGAAGGTTAGAGAGATTAGGGAAACCGTTGGCGATGGAAAGGCCATCATAGCGCTCAGCGGCGGTGTTGACAGCTCTACTGCCGCGGTTCTGGCACACAGGGCCATCGGGAATAAACTTCACGCGGTCTTCGTGAACACGGGCTTCCTAAGGAAGGGCGAGCCGGAGTTCGTGGTGAAGACCTTCAGGGACGAGCTCGGTATGAACCTTCACTACGTTGACGCTCAGGAGAGGTTCTTCGAGGCCCTCAAGGGCATAACCGACCCCGAGGAGAAGAGGAAGATAATAGGCAGGGTCTTCATAGAGGTGTTCGAGGAGGTTGCGAGGGAAATAGACGCGGAGTTCCTGATTCAGGGCACGATAGCCCCAGACTGGATAGAGAGCGAGGGCAAGATAAAGAGCCACCATAACGTCGGCGGACTGCCGGAGAGGCTGAACCTCAAGCTTATCGAGCCGTTGAGGGACCTCTACAAGGATGAAGTCAGGGAACTGGCAAAGGAGCTCGGCCTTCCGGAGAAGATATACAACAGGATGCCCTTCCCGGGTCCCGGACTGGCCGTCAGGGTTCTTGGGGAGGTTACCCCCGAAAAGGTCGCCATCGTCAGGGAGGCCAACGCCATCGTGGAGGAGGAGATAGCTAAAGCTGGACTGAGGCCGTGGCAGGCCTTCGCGGTTCTGCTGGGCGTCAAGACCGTCGGCGTTCAGGGTGACATAAGGGCCTACAAGGAGACGATTGCCGTTAGGGTCGTGGAGAGCCTCGACGGCATGACTGCAAATGCCATGAACGTCCCCTTTGAGGTTCTCCAGAGAATAGCCTTCAGGATAACGAGCGAGATTCCACAGGTTGGCAGAGTCCTCTACGATATAACCAACAAGCCGCCGGCGACTATAGAGTTCGAGTGA